In Apis mellifera strain DH4 linkage group LG3, Amel_HAv3.1, whole genome shotgun sequence, one DNA window encodes the following:
- the LOC412256 gene encoding nucleosome-remodeling factor subunit NURF301 isoform X1, with amino-acid sequence MTGRGSKRRGRPPKSVVMERPKKFQYHLMKKPKYLQNKGSETPNSQPSTPTPSRPSSPVESEESRRSTRIRKSRGPRDRHSRKGGHSSSGAYQRRGYNPNVDYHDSEYHYGSDFGDESSEKSEVEEDLLQSDVDSSESIEEPDPSSDSDFSLSSYSTTSGTPRKTLLSQQRPPSPEPLWLQNKELPPLNLPKSSDDLLVPRELVMPCLSIYEVLRHFRTLVRLSAFRFEDFCAALMCEDQTNLLAEIHIMLIKALLREEDSQQTHFGPLDQKDSVNVSLYFVDSMTWSEALRSYVESDKSFDQNILHILSTCEYPFTSVEDRIKVLQFLTDQFLITNPVREDLLHEGILNGNMHYDDHCRVCHRLGDLLCCETCPAVFHLECVEPPLVDVPTEDWQCSTCKAHKVTGVADCIPDVEKNGSLCRQEHLGFDRHGKKYWFLARRIFVESEDGEVWYYSTALQLEELMLCLDRNEMEVALYRELSDYKDEIVRQMELTEQITNQYKGNKKSYLEIENSLIQKLQKERQEKQEKEEEEKKEKQRQEAEEMVRRIHEGTDSLEEQLSAVTEQQEIKTSEDSNTKENTQKIIPENVEIDSVDTNLTDGVNKEVKACTSSSSSEEIDEEILEGDESISKIGRDGKKHTIVTRSKTGSLQPRTFNMDDLKKRSTGQLSKEELEKLDKGLKEEGDSTRLTRQKAHQIASGTHLFKLGMDNNFKSYVNQYSTNPIALNKAQRNEERDKKRHLSHKFSLTQASEFKWVGSLTGTRALLVSTLRQTILQLESSIQSSFMHTNWPLLRKPWTTAVGACVNPRDFARALIVLQACIKSVVFASVWHDQLGHVKLQRVTALEREEKKRQDKKDKKEREDEEERNRLFNFVKYTLGLKHQVWKQKGEEYRVHGQGGWLWVSASRRYRYSDMSKLGLRIGPQKIMVQIKDQEGLKILALDPPTYDFLIKEYCSSKKEENNMNIKIKEEIKEEEISKDTLTDACIKQECKEEDIKKESVEDKQNKTEIDMKTEETITKTESQSIKQETKMNLSFLAGMKIKKVYTPIKEFEEIDITKALTTNGRLHYPKIAKKTRIDDFLARRTHLKLLEERRLLQTEKSKELLNQSTNQKDGDSEVDIENNEESDTDGGDNSLQNILTGKQPKTISTSAREMLNVIGKRIQHVKAQYASIMRLNKNGSCYSRYCNMTTLPGKITTTTQSLTSTCYSPICLQKARLKLDLIALLRKANALNNNQSLNLSIGANTMQLSQANSKIEGSDAKDAIRKDLESAVASATHCTEETPATNVVKDISPPIKKIKVESNTTSTNDTSSGYIDVVTTTNNIVTTTTVTTTQQTIKTIDGIVQSMQESTSSQNSVTFSSEVKTSVGQKTMIVNRRGRTVQRSTMAKELNADGTERIYSTTSTEGKVYLKKVAISLADRKKKRTPVKYPLCSTFCTKNKHRSILVLPQHELRKLARVGGRIQVLGFHQMAKANMSVWPYPCPRPLFKTCWLYRTVGIKSLAAAALQLRILWACLRWDDMAAKPLSTDGKHQITTDTEIMSLEILKHRHVGQFLDKTQYLRRKVVIPLELPKQVREVTSIRSGLRKRKRPESPQSTEPQVTEEWVDEDKLELWEIKQYGDRLEKANAQIITRSRSGQPQSTVGSNRNAGSNSGINDQLVSGKATPEEIKEKMEQQLRMQRAAHQQKRALETLKSPASSGSPTQVVKVTANSAHDGTVKLVSKVAIPANPNSGTKSQLTSLLTTPTQNKPFISTKRIYMAKSSLGTTKVVSGPTSILPKTQLQSGGQQSLIKVSGQAGPIQQIQQRVQIIRGPDGKLQVRGLMPGQQLVQMPDGKLHVLNNSQAITTLAQTGTTTQTKTATTTTAAKVTTTANCTTKTSPSKTSTNITQQVQAQQSQAQSQAIQRSSGTASGTVTIATTPAQPTKNAIVVANTGQIVQSAQVISTGGQVISGNQIVVTNANLAQQLASGKAQLTTIGGHQVVIRSTPTGNQIVHLNSTNSGIIVKNTVTPTKQVPVLQSTQSTATTIGAQSNDTTNNSISNNTSTNVTSSTITTATNQTSNTPAPGSVEASLLAGQPPGTVIKCVTAQVIQTTQGPRIVLQGLQGADFTPQQLIMVQQQVKQQLLKAQATTGKQGVLGPTKIYLAVQPAPNSQQSIQSSQSSTTANTPATPATKPQIAQQPVVSPPAATEPQTGNESIPELPSTATSSSPEKPKVVVQQVAQPNVTTEEESQKTNVANGQQPLQSLKEGNDSSANKFILTPDYIQQTIKNALKQENLNPEIEEKLLQLQRYQEKQMKGGVENSATNNQTHTTPTITTPRMPSRKRPAPSNIPTTTSSTNVQSATNDKDTDWTETPRKKPTLKQESRETPKVQKMEAIENESTPQKRAAKPKDTQEQRRKQQVHSRMQVLLFRHKELLKKDILKKRALLEKELQIDIQKDLSAELASRTKAERHKQDEVKVGSAKRKANAQMAQQVSPPNRGGRPKKYKAQGSNTTPPGASTAPTTNRIKKEKLYCLCRTPYDETKFYVGCDLCNNWFHGDCVGITEEMCKTLSEFVCTECRHARDTQELYCLCKQPYDESQFYICCDKCQDWFHGRCVGILQSEADNIDEYVCPNCQRNSSVNFANMKNLNAKDLDLLKKLIKQIQAHKSAWPFMEPVDPNEAPDYYKVIKEPMDLQTIELRINDRSYKKLSEFIGDMTKIFDNCRYYNPKESPFFKCAESLETYFVHKIKSLREKFSEGK; translated from the exons ATGACGGGGAGAGGATCGAAGAGACGGGGTCGACCCCCGAAATCGGTGGTCATGGAAAGACcaaaaaagtttcaatatcATCTTATGAAGAAaccaaaatatttgcaaaacaaGGGTTCGGAAACGCCAAATTCACAACCAAGTACACCGACACCTTCGAGACCATCATCGCCAGTCGAAAGCGAAGAAAGCAGACGAAGTACACGAATTCGAAAATCTCGAGGACCCAGAGACAGACATTCGCGCAAAGGTGGTCACTCGAGTTCAGGTGCATATCAACGCCGAGGTTACAATCCAAATGTTGATTATCATGATTCTGAATATCATTATGGGTCGGACTTTGGAGATGAATCTAGTGAAAAAAGTGAAGTTGAAGAGGATCTCTTGCAAAGCGATGTAGATTCATCTGAAAGTATAGAAGAACCTGATCCTTCCAGTGACAGTGATTTTTCCCTCTCCAGTTATAGCACTACTAGTGGCACACCCCGTAAAACACTTCTTAGTCAGCAAAGACCACCAAGTCCAGAACCATTATGGcttcaaaataaagaattgcCACCATTAAATCTACCTAAATCATCCGATGATTTATTAGTTCCCAGAGAACTTGTTATGCCATGTTTATCCATTTATGAAGTATTGAGACACTTTCGCACTTTAGTACGTCTTTCAGCCTTTagatttgaagatttttgTGCTGCACTTATGTGTGAAGATCAAACCAATTTGTTGGCTGAAATACATATTATGCTTATTAAAGCACTTCTTAGAGAAGAAGATTCTCAACAAACACATTTTGGTCCTTTAGACCAAAAAGACTCTGTGAATGTTAGCTTATATTTTGTGGATTCTATGACTTGGTCAGAAGCTTTACGTTCTTATGTAGAAAGTGACAAATCatttgatcaaaatattttacatattttatcaacATGTGAATATCCTTTTACTTCTGTAGAAGATAGAATCAAGGTGCTACAATTTTTGacagatcaatttttaattacaaatccaGTAAGAGAAGACCTACTGCACGAAGGTATATTAAATG GAAATATGCATTATGATGATCACTGTAGAGTATGTCATCGATTGGGAGATTTATTATGTTGTGAAACATGTCCAGCAGTTTTTCATTTAGAATGTGTTGAACCTCCATTAGTTGATGTTCCTACTGAAGACTGGCAATGTAGTACATGCAAAGCTCACAAAGTTACAGGAGTTGCTGATTGTATACCTGATGTTGAGAAAAATGGTTCTCTTTGTCGTCAAGAACATTTAGGATTTGATAGACATGGCAAAAAATATTGGTTTCTTGCAAGAAGAATTTTTGT tgaAAGTGAAGATGGTGAAGTTTGGTATTATAGTACAGCTTTACAATTAGAAGAGTTAATGCTTTGTTTAGATCGTAATGAAATGGAAGTTGCACTTTATCGAGAATTATCAGATTATAAAGATGAAATTGTAAGACAAATGGAACTTACAGAACAAATTACGAATCAATACAAGGGTAATAAAAAGTCATATCTAGAAATCGAAAACa gtcttatacaaaaattacaaaaagaacgtcaagaaaaacaagaaaaagaagaagaagaaaaaaaagagaaacaaagacAAGAAGCTGAAGAAATGGTACGCAGAATACATGAAGGTACAGATTCTCTTGAAGAACAATTATCAGCAGTCACTGAACAACAGGAAATAAAGACATCTGAAGATTCaaatacgaaagaaaatactcaaaaaataattccagaAAATGTAGAAATAGATAGTGTAGATACTAATTTAACAGATGGGGTAAATAAAGAAGTCAAAGCTTgtacatcatcatcatcatctgaAGAAATTGATGAAGAGATACTTGAAGGGGACGAAAGTATCTCAAAAATTGGTAGAGATG GGAAAAAACACACTATTGTAACTAGATCAAAAACAGGATCATTACAACCTAGGACATTTAATATGGATGATCTAAAAAAACGTAGTACTGGACAGCTCTCAAAAGAAgagttagaaaaattagataaaggtttaaaagaagaaggagatagTACTAGATTAACAAGACAAAAAGCTCATCAAATAGCTTCTGGTacgcatttatttaaattgggaATGGATAACAACTTTAAATCATATGTGAATCAGTACAGTACTAATCCTATTGCTTTGAATAAGGCCCAACGAAACGAAGAACGTGACAAAAAGAGACATTTATCACATAAATTTTCACTTACACAGGCTTCTGAATTTAAATGGGTAGGAAGTTTGACAGGAACTCGTGCTCTTTTAGTAAGCACACTTCGTCAAACAATTCTTCAACTTGAAAGCAGCATTCAATCTTCATTTATGCATACTAATTGGCCTCTTTTACGTAAACCTTGGACTACAGCAGTAGGTGCTTGTGTTAATCCAAGAGATTTTGCTCGTGCACTTATTGTATTACAAGCATGTATTAAATCAGTAGTATTCGCTAGTGTATGGCATGATCAACTTGGTCATGTAAAATTACAAAGGGTAACGGCTCTcgaacgagaagaaaagaaacgtcaagataaaaaagataaaaaagaaagagaagatgaGGAAGAAcgtaatcgattatttaattttgttaaatatacattaggCTTGAAGCATCAAGTTTGGAAACAAAAGGGAGAAGAATATCGAGTACATGGACAAGGTGGTTGGCTTTGGGTATCTGCCAGTCGCCGCTATAGATATTCTGATATGTCAAAATTAGGTCTTCGAATAGGTCCACAGAAAATTATGGTACAAATTAAAGATCaagaaggattaaaaattttagcttTAGATCCTCCCACATATGACTTTTTGATAAAGGAATACTGTTCttctaaaaaagaagagaataatatgaacataaaaataaaagaagaaattaaagaagaagaaatatcaaaGGATACATTAACTGATGCATGTATAAAACAAGAATGTAAAGAAGAagacataaaaaaagaatcagttgaagataaacaaaataaaacagaaatagaTATGAAAACTGAAGAAACAATAACAAAAACAGAATCACAATCAATTAAGcaagaaacaaaaatgaatttatcat ttttagctGGTATGAAAATCAAGAAAGTTTATACACctataaaagaatttgaagaaattgatattactaAGGCATTAACAACTAATGGAAGACTTCATTATCCaaaaattgctaaaaaaaCTAGAATTGATGATTTCCTGGCACGTAGAAcacatttaaaacttttagaagaaagaagattacTACAGACT gaaaaatcaaaagaattattaaatcaatcaaCGAATCAAAAAGATGGAGATTCTGAAGtcgatatagaaaataatgaagaaagtGATACAGATGGAGGTGATAattctttacaaaatattcttacTGGAAAGCAGCCTAAAACTATATCTACATCAGCTAGAGAAATGTTAAATGTAAtaggaaaaagaattcaacATGTTAAAGCTCAATATGCAAGCATAatgagattaaataaaaatggtaGTTGTTATTCACGATATTGTAATATGACAACACTTCCGGGAAAGATTACAACTACAACACAAAGTTTAACATCTACTTGTTATTCTCCTATATGTCTTCAAAAAGCAAGATTAAAACTTGATCTTATTGCATTGTTAAGAAAAGCTAatgctttaaataataatcaatcattgaatttatcaattgGAGCAAATACAATGCAATTATCACAAgcaaattcaaaaatagaagGAAGTGATGCTAAAGATGCAATTAGAAAAGATTTAGAATCTGCAGTAGCATCCGCAACTCATTGTACTGAAGAAACACCAGCTACAAATGTagtaaaagatatttcacctcctatcaaaaaaataaaagttgaatctAACAcg acTTCTACTAATGATACCAGTTCAGGATACATTGATGTAGTAACTACTACAAATAACATAGTTACTACAACAACTGTAACTACAACACAACAAACTATAAAAACAATCGATGGTATTGTACAAAGTATGCAGGAAAGTACAAGTTCTCAAAATTCAGTTACATTTTCATCTGAAGTTAAAACaag TGTAGGGCAAAAGACAATGATTGTTAATCGAAGAGGAAGAACAGTGCAAAGAAGTACAATGGCTAAAGAATTAAATGCTGATGGCACAGAAAGAATATACTCTACTACATCAACTGAAGGAaaagtttatttgaaaaaagttgCAATTTCTTTGGctgatagaaaaaagaaacgtactCCAGTTAAATATCCCTTATGTTCAACATTTTGTACCAAAAATAAACATCGTAGTATATTGGTACTTCCACAACATGAATTGCGTAAATTAGCTAGAGTTGGTGGTCGAATACAAGTTTTAGGTTTTCATCAGATGGCTAAg gcaAATATGTCAGTATGGCCATATCCTTGTCCTAGaccattatttaaaacttgttGGTTATACAGAACAGTTGGTATAAAATCATTGGCTGCAGCAGCTCttcaattaagaatattatggGCATGTCTTCGTTGGGATGATATGGCTGCAAAACCATTATCTACAGATGGCAAACATCAAATTACAACTGATACGGAAATTATGTCATTGGAAATTCTTAAACATCGTCATGTCGGTCAATTTTTAGACAAGACACAATACTTACGAAGAAAAGTTGTTATACCTTTAGAACTTCCAAAACAAGTCAGAG aagTTACATCTATAAGAAGTggtttaagaaaaagaaaacggccAGAATCACCACAAAGTACTGAACCGCAAGTTACGGAAGAATGGGTTGATGaagataaattagaattatgggaaattaaacaatatggTGATAG GTTAGAGAAGGCTAATGCCCAGATTATTACTAGGAGTCGATCGGGACAGCCACAATCAACAGTTGGTTCTAACCGAAATGCAGGATCAAATTCTGGTATAAATGATCAACTTGTTAGTGGTAAAGCAACAcctgaagaaattaaagagaaaatggaACAACAATTACGTATGCAAAGAGCTGCTCATCAACAAAAAAGAGCATTAGAAACTTTAAAAAGTCCAGCTAGTTCTGGTTCACCTACACAAGTTGTAAAAGTTACAGCTAATTCTGCTCAtg atggTACAGTTAAATTAGTTTCCAAAGTTGCGATACCAGCAAATCCAAATAGTGGAACAAAATCACAGTTAACTTCTCTTTTGACGACACCTACGCAAAATAAACCTTTTATTAGTACAAAACGTATTTATATGGCAAaat caTCTCTTGGAACAACAAAAGTTGTTTCCGGACCTACAAGTATTTTACCAAAAACACAACTGCAATCTGGAGGTCaacaatctttaattaaagtttctgGTCAAGcag gaCCTATACAACAAATTCAACAAAGAGTACAGATTATAAGAGGACCAGATGGAAAACTTCAAGTTCGAGGTTTGATGCCTGGTCAGCAATTAGTTCAAATGCCTGATGGAAAACTTCATGTGTTAAATAATAGTCAAGCGATTACTACTCTTGCACAAACTGGAACAACTACacaa acaaAAACAGCTACAACAACAACTGCAGCTAAAGTTACTACAACAGCTAATTGTACTACTAAAACTAGTCCATCTAAAACATCAACAAATATAACGCAACAAGTACAAGCTCAGCAATCACAAGCTCAATCACAAGCAATTCAGCGTTCGTCTGGAACTGCCTCAGGAACAGTAACTATTGCTACTACACCAGCACAACCTACAAAAAATGCTATTGTAGTAGCTAATACTGGACAAATTGTACAAAGTGCACAA gTAATATCAACTGGTGGTCAAGTTATTAGTGGAAATCAAATAGTAGTTACTAATGCTAATTTAGCTCAACAACTTGCAAGCGGTAAAGCTCAATTAACAACAATTGGTGGTCATCAAGTAGTTATTCGTAGTACTCCAACAGGCAATCAAATTGTTCATTTAAATTCGACAAATAGTggtattattgtaaaaaatactgTTACACCAACAAAACAAG TTCCTGTATTGCAATCTACTCAatcaacagcaacaacaataGGAGCACAATCAAATGATACAACAAACAATAGTATTAGTAATAATACATCGACAAATGTGACATCATCTACTATCACAACTGCAACAAATCAAACATCCAATACTCCAGCACCTGGAAGTGTAGAAGCATCTTTATTAGCTGGTCAACCACCTGGAACTGTTATTAAATGTGTTACTGCTCAAGTTATACAAACTACTCAAGGTCCTCGTATAGTATTACAAGGTTTACAAGGTGCTGATTTTACTCCTCAACAACTTATAATGGTACAACAACAAGTAAAACAACAATTGCTTAAAG cCCAAGCTACAACAGGCAAACAAGGAGTATTAGGACCtaccaaaatttatttagctGTTCAACCTGCACCTAATAGTCAACAATCAATTCAGAGTTCTCAAAGTTCTACAACAGCAAATACTCCCGCTACACCAGCAACAAAACCACAAATTGCACAACAACCAGTTGTTTCTCCACCAGCAGCAACTG aaCCTCAAACGGGAAATGAAAGCATTCCAGAACTTCCATCAACAGCAACATCAAGTTCTCCTGAAAAACCGAAAGTAGTTGTTCAACAAGTTGCTCAACCTAATGTGACTACAGAAGAGGAATCGCAAAAAACAAATGTAGCTAATGGTCAGCAACCTTTGCAATCTTTAAAAGAAGGAAACGATTCTTCggctaataaatttattttaacacctGATTATATACAACAAA ctaTTAAGAATGCATTGAAACAAGAAAATCTTAATCcggaaatagaagaaaaattattgcaattgcAACGATATCAAGAGAAACAAATGAAAGGTGGTGTTGAAAATTCAGCAACTAATAATCAAACTCATACCACACCTACAATTACAACTCCGCGTATGCCATCTCGTAAAAGACCGGCACCCTCTAACATTCCAACAACAACCTCATCTACAAATGTACAATCAGCAACAAACGATAAAGATACTGATTGGACAGAAACACCCAGAAAAAAACCAACATTAAAACAAGAAAGTCGTGAAACTCCAAa agtaCAAAAAATGGAAGCAATAGAGAATGAATCAACTCCACAAAAACGAGCAGCAAAGCCAAAAGACACTCAAGAGCAACGGAGAAAACAACAAGTCCATTCTCGAATGCAAGTCTTATTATTTAGACATAAAGAACtacttaaaaaagatattttaaaaaaaagagcattacttgaaaaagaattacaaataGATATTCAG aaagattTATCGGCGGAATTAGCTTCAAGAACAAAAGCAGAAAGACACAAACAGGATGAAGTAAAAGTAGGAAGTGCAAAACGTAAAGCAAACGCTCAAATGGCTCAACAAGTTAGTCCACCTAATAGAGGTGGAAGGCCAAAGAAATATAAGGCTCAAGGAAGTAACACTACACCACCAGGAGCTTCAACAGCACCTACTACGAACagaatcaaaaaagaaaaattatattgtttatgtaGAACACCATATGATGAAACAAA attttatgtGGGATGCGATCTCTGTAACAATTGGTTTCATGGAGATTGCGTTGGAATCACAGAAGAAATGTGTAAAACTCTTTCAGAGTTTGTTTGTACAGAATGTAGACATGCAAGAGATACACAAGAGCTATATTGTCTATGTAAACAGCCTTATGATGAATCTCA attttatatttgctgCGATAAATGTCAAGATTGGTTCCATGGTCGATGCGTGGGTATTTTACAGTCGGAAGCAGACAATATTGATGAATATGTTTGTCCGAATTGTCAACGAAATTCTTCTGTTAATTTTGctaatatgaaaaatcttaATGCAAAAGATCTTGATCttcttaagaaattaattaaacaaatacag gcGCACAAAAGTGCTTGGCCATTTATGGAACCAGTAGATCCAAATGAAGCACCAGACTACTATAAAGTTATAAAGGAACCGATGG ATTTACAAACGATAGAATTGAGGATAAATGATAGATCTTACAAGAAATTAAGTGAATTTATTGGCGAcatgacaaaaatatttgataattgtcGTTATTATAATCCGAAAGAATCACCTTTCTTTAAGTGTGCAGAATCCTTAGAAACTTATTTTGTTCACAAGATTAAAAGTTTAAGAGAAAAGTTTTCTGAAGGAAAGTAA